From Psychroflexus torquis ATCC 700755, the proteins below share one genomic window:
- a CDS encoding BspA family leucine-rich repeat surface protein produces the protein MKKLLLITSFLFTLTFYAQNNSDFYLAPNGVTCLCPEADFGDTGTLTIDGETKIFTKRSRDQLYALINNDVQDPQIALTCTSGITNMSDLFNGFNGNSSSFNQNLEHWDVSNVTNMRSMFSFCIIF, from the coding sequence ATGAAAAAACTATTACTTATAACGTCATTTCTTTTTACACTTACATTTTACGCCCAAAACAACTCAGACTTTTATCTCGCCCCCAATGGAGTAACCTGCCTATGTCCAGAGGCTGATTTTGGAGACACAGGAACCTTAACCATTGACGGTGAAACCAAAATATTCACAAAACGGTCTCGTGACCAACTTTACGCATTGATTAATAATGATGTACAAGATCCACAAATTGCCCTCACCTGTACAAGTGGTATAACTAACATGAGTGATTTATTTAATGGGTTTAATGGAAATAGCTCATCTTTTAACCAAAATTTGGAGCATTGGGATGTAAGTAATGTTACTAATATGAGAAGTATGTTTTCTTTTTGCATCATCTTTTAA
- a CDS encoding BspA family leucine-rich repeat surface protein yields the protein MFGFASTFNQPLNNWDVSNVTDMGSMFNGSTSFNQPLNNWDVSNVTDMGSMFNGSTSFNQPLNNWDVSNVFSMYTMFANATSFDRDLSDWSFYQEVYLDQFLDNTHMSSDNYDTLLQSFDNQNLVGLFLSAENVAYCNEQTRNNLINSKNWTIVGDFPGQCGATLNPSTIPFVTTWTVQDDLSAAIYTSNAGRTH from the coding sequence ATGTTTGGTTTCGCATCTACATTTAACCAACCCCTTAATAATTGGGATGTAAGTAATGTTACAGATATGGGAAGCATGTTTAATGGTTCAACTTCATTCAATCAACCCCTTAATAATTGGGATGTAAGTAATGTTACGGATATGGGAAGCATGTTTAATGGTTCAACTTCATTCAATCAACCCCTTAATAATTGGGATGTAAGTAATGTATTTAGTATGTATACTATGTTTGCTAATGCAACTTCTTTTGATAGAGATTTAAGTGACTGGAGTTTTTATCAAGAGGTTTATTTAGATCAGTTTTTGGATAATACTCATATGAGTAGTGATAACTACGATACTCTTTTACAAAGCTTCGATAATCAAAACCTAGTAGGCTTATTCCTAAGTGCAGAAAATGTGGCTTATTGTAATGAACAAACCCGTAATAATTTAATCAATAGCAAGAATTGGACTATTGTAGGTGATTTCCCTGGGCAGTGTGGAGCTACTCTAAATCCGTCTACAATTCCGTTTGTGACCACTTGGACTGTTCAGGACGATTTAAGCGCAGCTATTTATACCTCCAATGCAGGGCGAACGCATTAA
- a CDS encoding ISAs1-like element ISPto5 family transposase produces MKTTQKLKTIFGQIPDFRRSHKQLYDLESILLIGIISVICGADSWNEMENYANSKEEFLRSFLDLPNGIPSHDTFNRVFSNIDSNQFEKCFIQWVSALAQLQPREIIAIDGKTIRGAKAGGKKSPVHMVSAWANDNNLVLGQVKVSHKSNEITAIPKLLKVLSIENTIVTIDAMGCQTKIAKAIVKKNADYILAVKENQPQLLEHIEDEFRFGKTMESNLSQELDHGRIETRTCSVISNFKFILKNNNWENLTSVIKIESKREFKNSQKPAQHAIRYYISSIKASSQDFQKAIRSHWSIENKLHWTLDVAFSEDASRKRTGNSTQNFSILNKIALNLLKNEKSLKTGVKSRRLQAGWDNHYLIKVLNLMKV; encoded by the coding sequence TTGAAAACTACCCAAAAGCTAAAGACCATATTTGGTCAAATACCCGACTTTAGACGTTCTCACAAGCAACTTTACGATTTAGAAAGCATCCTTCTCATCGGGATTATTTCAGTGATTTGTGGAGCAGATTCATGGAATGAAATGGAAAACTACGCCAACTCAAAAGAAGAATTTCTTCGTAGCTTCCTTGATTTGCCTAATGGTATCCCCTCGCACGACACATTTAATCGCGTTTTTTCTAATATTGACAGTAATCAATTTGAAAAATGCTTTATACAATGGGTTAGTGCTCTTGCACAACTACAGCCCAGAGAAATCATTGCTATAGATGGTAAAACAATTAGAGGTGCTAAAGCTGGCGGTAAAAAATCCCCAGTACACATGGTTAGTGCTTGGGCAAATGACAATAATTTGGTTTTAGGACAAGTGAAAGTTTCCCACAAGTCAAATGAGATCACTGCCATTCCAAAATTATTAAAAGTCTTATCCATAGAAAATACTATTGTAACTATTGATGCTATGGGATGTCAAACTAAAATAGCTAAGGCCATCGTTAAAAAAAATGCAGACTATATCTTGGCTGTAAAAGAGAATCAACCTCAGTTACTAGAGCATATTGAAGATGAATTTAGATTTGGAAAAACTATGGAATCAAACCTTAGCCAAGAATTAGACCATGGCAGAATAGAAACCAGGACGTGCAGTGTAATAAGCAACTTTAAGTTTATTTTAAAAAACAATAACTGGGAAAACCTAACAAGTGTTATAAAAATAGAAAGCAAACGTGAGTTTAAAAACTCACAAAAGCCTGCACAACACGCAATACGATATTATATTTCAAGTATAAAGGCTAGCTCCCAAGATTTTCAAAAAGCCATTCGTTCTCATTGGTCTATAGAAAATAAGTTACACTGGACTTTAGATGTTGCTTTTTCAGAAGATGCTTCTAGAAAAAGAACAGGTAACTCCACTCAAAATTTCTCCATACTCAATAAAATTGCACTAAATTTATTGAAAAATGAAAAATCATTAAAAACAGGGGTGAAGAGCAGAAGACTTCAAGCGGGATGGGACAATCACTATCTGATAAAAGTGCTGAATCTAATGAAAGTTTAA